AAGCGAAGCCCGTGGCCGGTACGGGAACGGAAGCGGAACCCGTGGCCGGTACGGGAACGCAAGCGAAGCCCATGGCCGGTACGAGAACGCAAGCGAAGCCCATGGCCGGTACGGAAGCGGGACCGGGAGTCGGGGCGGGAACCGGCGCGGAGCCCGGCACGGAGGAGGTGCCGGTCCGGTGAAGCCGACCCCGCTGCGCGCGGCCGACGGGGCGTCCGTCCCGTCGGCCAGGATCACCACGCCCGCGCCGGACGCGGCCCCCTCGGGCGCGGCGACGAGCGGGGCCTCGGCCGAGCCGACGCCGACACCGACACCGACGAAGGCACCGCCGAAGGCGCCGACGGACGCACCTGCACCTGCACCCACGCCTTCCTCAGCCCTCGCCCCCGCCCCCACCGCCGCCCCCACCCCCGAAGGGCGTTCCTCCGGAAGCTTCCTCGCCCGGGCCGCGCTGCTCACGGCCGTGCTGTCGGTGGCCGGGTCGGTGCTCGGGCTGGCCCGGGACCAGGCGCTGGCCCGGTTGTTCGGGGCCGGCAGCGAGACGGACGCCTTCCTGGTGGCGTGGACGGTCCCGGAGTTCGCGGCGACGCTGCTGATCGAGGACGGGCTGGCCTTCGCGCTGGTCCCGATGTTCAGCCTGGCGCTCGCCCACCGCGCGCAGGGCGCCCCCGGCGACCCGGTCCGCGCGCTGGTCGCCTCGACCCTGCCCCGGCTGGCCCTGGCCTTCGTCGCGGCCGGCACGCTGGTCGTCGTCACCGCGCCGCTGCTGGTCCGGGCCCTGGCACCGGGTCTGCCCGACCACGCCCTCGCCGTGGACTGCACCCGGCTCACCGCCACCTGCGTGCTCACCTTCGGTCTCGCCGGGTATTGCAGCGCGGCCCTGCGGGCGCACCGCCGGTTCCTGGCGCCGGCCGCGATCTACGTCGCCTACAACACCGGCATCATCACCTCGATGTTCCTGCTCGGCGGGCGCTGGGGGGTGCGCTCGGCGGCGGTCGGGGTCGCGGCGGGCGGCTTCCTGATGGTGGCGGTGCAGCTGCCGTCGCTGCTGCGCCGGCTGCGGCGCCGGGACGAGGCCGGCACGGCGCGGGCGACCGCGTCCGACCAGGCACGTCCCCTCGCCCTCGCCCTGTTCGCCACCGTCCTGCTCTTCGCCCTGTGCCGCCAGACCCAGGTCCTCATCGAGCGCTTCCTCGCCTCCGGGCTCCCGTCCGGGGCCATCTCGCACCTGAACTACGCGCAGAAGGTGGCCCAGATCCCGATGACGCTGTCGCTGATGCTGTGCACGGTCACCTTCCCGGTGGTGGCCCGGGCCCTGGCCGACGGCGACACCGAGCGGGCCCGCGACCGTGTCGAGCGGGACGTGGCGCTGGCGGCCTGCCTGGTGCTGCTGGGCGCGGCCACGGTCGTCGCCTGCGCGCCGCAGATGATCGAACTCC
This region of Streptomyces ambofaciens ATCC 23877 genomic DNA includes:
- a CDS encoding lipid II flippase MurJ, with amino-acid sequence MKPTPLRAADGASVPSARITTPAPDAAPSGAATSGASAEPTPTPTPTKAPPKAPTDAPAPAPTPSSALAPAPTAAPTPEGRSSGSFLARAALLTAVLSVAGSVLGLARDQALARLFGAGSETDAFLVAWTVPEFAATLLIEDGLAFALVPMFSLALAHRAQGAPGDPVRALVASTLPRLALAFVAAGTLVVVTAPLLVRALAPGLPDHALAVDCTRLTATCVLTFGLAGYCSAALRAHRRFLAPAAIYVAYNTGIITSMFLLGGRWGVRSAAVGVAAGGFLMVAVQLPSLLRRLRRRDEAGTARATASDQARPLALALFATVLLFALCRQTQVLIERFLASGLPSGAISHLNYAQKVAQIPMTLSLMLCTVTFPVVARALADGDTERARDRVERDVALAACLVLLGAATVVACAPQMIELLFQRGAFTAADTTVTANVMRVYALGLLGQTVVGALARSYFSAGRASWYPLGAMAAGIAATAAIGACAVGPWGVTGIAAANAAGITVTAVLLLTGMGPRSVPVRVRRVFGELGRSALAAAGATLAGAAVAAGFDGPAVSLAAGAAAVGGVFVVLGLALGVPGVAPALASLGSPRLRSLLRRLRLPPVPRSVSRRLPHGRFSFRLRSRLRRSRRFRRPR